ATCCACCTCTCGACCTACCTGAAGACCTACCGGTACGACGAATCCCTCCTCAAATATAGGACATGGAGAATTTGGGGCAACAGAGACTGATTGTGATAATAGGGTCGGCGATATTGTGGACATCAAGGTCAACGGTGCCGTTCAGAAGGGGTCAGTGAATTTTCCTCCCTCCCGAAAGCATACAACTGCGGCGAGTCCAGCCTGGCTGGCTTTCGATTGAAACCGATAATTGAGGAGCGTCGTTTGCTGACAATTTTGTTTCTTTCGAAATAGTATGCCCCACAAGGTCTACAACGGTAAGACCGGTGTTGTCTACAACGTCACCAAGTCCTCCGTCGGTGTCCTCCTCTACAAGGTCGTCGGCAACCGCTACCTCGAGAAGCGCATCAACATCCGCATCGAGCACGTCAAGCACTCCCGCTCCCGTGAGGATTTCGTCAAGCGTGTCAAGGAGAacgccgagaagaagaagcaggcCAAGGAGCAGGGtgtccacctccacctgAAGCGCCAGCCTACCCTCCCCCGTGAGGCTCACACCGTCGAGGGTTCCGCTCCCGAAACCATCACTCCTCTCCCTTACGACACCCACATCTAGATGAAACGGAGCGATCGGTGCAGGTTGTTTGGTGTTTTCTGGGTTTTACACCTCCAAGTGTGGAGTTCAAATTTGTGACGAGAAAATCGAAGGGCTCTCGGAAGCAGCACATCTGTATTTTGTGCATAGATTCCCCTGAATGAAAAAGACTTTCAAAAAGCATTATCAATTCCTTTGATTGCAGACTGGTTGGCATGTGTTTGGGACCCTGGCGGTAACTCCTAGGTCCCTAGCACTGCGGCGAAACCTTGGAGAAAAACATCATTATTGACTACGTCGCATAGTACATGGATGAGGCGAAGGGGTTGCTCCATTGATTAGATACCGCATCGAGGCAGTGCTTATCGGTTTATCACCAGTGCCAGCCACGTTCACCCAATGTGCTCCGCCTCGaatcctttttttttttgccaaATCATAGTAGTAGACCATTTTCCCAGGCCAACAGTTCTAGACCACTTCACAACAAATACAAAGGTGCAGTGCCATGTGCTACCTCGGTGAAGTTTGGACGAGATCAACCAAGAAATGGGGGCGGAGGCTTATACCTATCATCTATACCCTTGCCCACTCTGTTTCGCTGGCTCCTTTTTGTTCCAGTCAAATCGCCATGAAACAATCGACTCTGGCGGTGTATGATCCATTCGCCCGGGTAGTAGTTCACTGCCTCTATGGAATGTCTCGGCATAGCACACCGTAGAGTTCGTTCATGGGGTTATGGGAGCCAAAATCTCGAGGCAGCCAACAGGAGATTACCCCGTGCGGGCTGGATATCGTAAAACCTCCGAAAAGACTGGTTTATGCGGGTATTCCCGGGCATTTTCAAAAGCCAATACACCGCTGCAGTTTCAAGCTTCCATCGGATTTCCTGGCAGTCTTGTCAGTTGTCGTGGAATCGTAGAAGATGGTGTGGGCCGTGGCTGTGCAGTGTTCGCCAAGACCTCCCAGCTTCGCAGAGCCTCAAGGAGTCAAGCCCTCCATTTGCAAAGCATTAACCACGTCTAATCCAGTTCATCGGATTTTGTGCCAACTCATTCGAAGTCAAATACGGTTACACTGCTATCAGTCACGTCGCATCGCAGCAGTTGATTATTACGGCTTGTGGAATAGTTAATTTGAGGCCCAACGCAGACTGTTCACTCGTGGCGCAAAAGCTAAGGCGGCAGGCAAGGCAGCTGCCAGCGAATATCCTGGTTGGTCCTCTCCTTTTTCGAGGAAGTGCCTCGTCAGATCCGACCATTGCACGGCCTCTTCACCGGTGTAAAAGGGATACGAGCGACAAGGAGCCAACGGGACGAGAGACGAGTGGCTGCTTGCAACCGCCAGCGAAATACTAGTAAGTGGTTGAATACTACTTACTCATCACTCTACAAGCACTCTACAATAGGTGGGAAGCAGTGGCATCATTTCTGCCGCGGCATGCGAGCTTCCTGCTGCGAACGTGGGCCGAAAAATTATCGTCCGCAGCAGCTTTAACTCAGCAGGTCTAGATGCTCCAAAGCCCGTCCCTGAACCAGGGTCTACGTATTATCAGGAGTATGTGGCAGTGTGGGACTTTGATCCAGAAGCAACTACGGGCTGTCCTGGCAGGTCCAGCTGCGCCCTTCTCTTGCTTGTCATTATTCTACTCTATATGGTGTAGTTCATGCAAAATGACATCATGCAACAAGCTCCGGCTGCCCCGAAGTCAACCTTGGAACTTTACAGCAACATGTCCAAAGCTCCATTGccctttatatatatattcttcttACTATTGCCCAGTTCGACTTTGGGCACATTGTTTTAACCCTTAGTGGATTCGCTACCATGCTGCCATTCGTCGTGGGGTCAGACGAGCTCCTTCAAGCCAAAATAATGGCGCGGGCCTTGGGGCAACGAACACACTCTTGCAGCATGGAGCACCAGGCCACAGTGGCAAAAAACGTTCTGCCAGACATGAGAGAGCAAGAGTTGAAACAAACTAATAATGATATTCAACGCCTCATAAAGGTATGCCAATGGTGGTCAGAGTCTCCACTCCCACCCCAACCCTCGAGCCCTAGTACTCCGGACGGTGGAGGTGGTTGTGGCTGAGCACACGCGGCTCTTGTCTCCTCTCACAACAGGCCCTTGGGAACTTCAAACTGGACGTACCTCCAAACGGACACTTGTAAATACCTAAATTAGATGACGTTGGGCAGCAAGAGTTCAACAGTTAATAATTGCTGAAAATCCTTCGGGAACCCGAGCCTGGGCGAACAGTTGCCCGGTATATGCGGCTTGCAGGTAGAGCAGTTTTCAGGCATCATGATGGCTCCAATGAGCAGACGAGCAAAGGCAATTGGGTAAACTAAGAAGAGCCCGGGAGGATGCAAAGACAGACACTGTACGGAAGTTCCCACCGCGTGCTGCAAGAGTCAGGTGCCTTGAAGCCTCACTTTCTCTAACTTAACTGCTAGCATTGTTACGTGCAATTTGAATGGGCAAAGCAGTATGACTGGCTACACAGCCAGCAACAGTcgcatcgtcgtcctcaaTACCTAGCTGTGATTGTTCCTATCATGTAGTCTTAAAAAGACGCCCCCCCCCTCTCTCTGACGAAACTTTGTTTATACCTTTTTTGTTTAGTTTCGAATTCCCACGACCGATCTGAGGCAGACATTGGGTATTGTTAATACCGGGCAAGCTGGAGTGGCATTTCACTCAGGTTATATACTGCCTTTAGCACCCCTTTGAAACGCCTTGGTCTGCTACTACTTTCTCACATTGCTTGCCACTTACCTTCCACGCTCGTTTCACTACGCCGGCAACCTTCTCCAGGTGAACGAGCGAGGAAGGACAGCCTCGTCTTTATATTTTTGCCCTTCGCTGACTGCCCCTCCCACCGACGCCTCGAATCTGCCTTACCACCACGCTAGGCTGTGCGTCTACGATCAACCCCGTCACCTACATTCCCACCATCGCAATACATTTCCTTCTACAGCTGTGCCACCaactcttctttcctcttctttcatACCTCGGATCCCAGGCTAGCCCGCTAAAGTTTGGCCTCATGGCGGGAAACGGACAACATAACCCCCCGTTCAACTGGTATGACGATGAGTATTTGAGGAGCCTCTTTTTGGACGTGGCCTTTCCTCCGATCATGGGCGGAGGCGGGTCGCAGACATATGAGCCTGGATCGACTCAAGTACAGCATGACCCTAATTCGATTCAAGACATCCAACCCGATCATCCCCAGTATCCCGGGGGTCCTCTGGCCCAGGGTTTCCCGGCTGGAAATACTCTGGGTTATCCTAATGCTCAGACGTCCCTGGGTGTTCCAGCGGCGTCCCCTTTGCCGCACGGAAACCCTCAGTTGAATCCAGCCTTCCAGAATGGTGCCTATCCGGGGCATTCAATGTATACTCGGCCGAACCAGACCACAGTTGGGCCTGTTCCGATGCACGAAGGCCCTCTCTTGGACCAGGGCTTCCAGGATGAAACTACTACTCATCGACAACCCAATATTCACCCGGGCCCTAACTACCCCACTGGGACGCTTAATTCCCCTCAGGCTCAATACGTGAGGCCCCTTCCCATAGATAACCTCATGGGCGGTCTGGTGACTGACTGCAACTAAAGCCAGGTGTTCCGCCGCAATTTACTACCTACCAGCCGATAGGCGATAGCCCCGGCCCCAACAACTTCAGGGCCTCGATCCCTTTTGAAGCCCAATCGAATGACCAGGGTGGTTCCGATAATAGACCGTATCGAGAGCAGTTCACTAAAATCTATAAGATGCTTGGGGATCTGTTGCACAGCAACGGCCCTTCTTTTGACCGCTCGCCTTGGAACCAACTGAGCATAGAGCTTCAAACAGCGTTGCTCATGGTCAATGAGGTCATCGACAACAGCCTCGGATCTGACCAAAGTGCGAATGTCGTTGACGGGCGATTTCAATGCCTTCTCTGCCGCCCAAACGAGAGAAGAGCTTTCAAGAACAAAGGCACATTCAGAAGACACGTCAGGGATCAACATCACCCAGATTGCCTCTATCATTGTGGCATATGCTACCCTTCGGATAAAGCGAAGTTTAGAAGAAAGGATAAACACCATGAACACATGAGGAACACACACTTTGGGCAAAAATTAACCAGGGAACAGCTGGCGGCTCTCACTGAGCACCTTAATCCACCCCTAGTCTGCGCACTTTGCCCCAGGGGTGTTGGGACGTGGGACGAGTTTTTCGAATGCCTTTGCCGACATTGTTCAATATCCAAGGGGAATAGGAGCCAAGGTGACAGTCCAGATAATGACGACAGCGAcggggatgatgacgacgaaggcCACAGACGCCATGGAGGTGCTCGCAATGGTCACGGTAATGGTCAATCGCACTTTTATCCAAATGGCAACGGGAACTCTGGCAACATGGGAAACGGTGGCCAGCCTCATCAGTTCGACGGATATCCGTTTGAGAGCTCTGGCGCCGGTAACGGCGCTGGCTCTTTTCGAAACCGCGATGCGGCGAACGGAAAGATTAGACCTTCGGACCAGGCTAATTCTCAAAAACCTGTCTTTGAAAACACTGCGACTAGATCAAACAGGCCTGGAATCTCACAGCCAAACCCGATTCTCCCAGGTACAATACACCAGAAAGAATCAAAGTTCAATGACCCCGGACTGTGGGTAGATGGATTCACTCATATTACTCGGACTTTCAACACAGAACTCGCTCTCCGCCCCAATAGCCTCAGTTGGAAAGGCCATGGAGATTTGGGCAAGCAGAACGGGGAGGGGCAGCTTGTTTCTGACAAACAgtcagcatcatcaccagTCAATAAAAAGATTCAGCAAGAGTTTCAACGATTAAGATTCTTCGAGGGCGTGTTGTACGAAAACCAAAAACAGGGGACTTTTCTCTCCTACTTCCACGAAACACTCGTTATCTTAGCCCCTGGTCGGCCTATCGCGTGGTCGATGCAAGGTATGACGAAACACATCGCCCCGTCCTTTATTCAACTTCCCACACCTGCTAACTTACATTCCATCCTAGATATATCATACCTGAGGGCTGAATTGAGCTCAGAGAAGCCGCCCGAGATTCCTGGCGATCACTTATTCTACCTAGCGAGAGGGAAAGATCATAGTACCTCTGAAGCGAACCTTGAAACGGCTAGGCGAGCATCAAAAAGGCGAGCACATTTGAAAGTTCGTATTCGGGCAATCGCTGGAGTCCTAGCTCTTCGTGCAGCAGTCTCCAAGACACCCGCCGCCACCGTCGAGAACAGTGAAGTTGGCAACGAAATTGACGACGCAGCTGACAACGAAGTTGGCCATGAAGCCAACGACGGCTGGGAACTCGGGAttccatttcctccacaCGCGtctcaggaagaggaaataaAGATTGTGACTTGGTTAATCCAAATGTTGGTGTTCCTTTTGGGAATGCAGTCGAAACCAAAGGTTTCTTTGATGTTGGCGGACGACTCGTTCGGGGTATCCTGGTTGACTTGATGCATTCTGTACTTTCCCTGTATCTTTATTGGGTTTCGCTTATCTTATTTTCggggattttttttttttttttttggttcacGCATATGTAATGAGTATATGGATGTATTAATGATTAAATTGATTATGGTGTTGGCTCCATTATTCCACCGTTCAAGAGATGAGGGGTTTGGCATTTAAGCTAGCGGGGATAGGAGTTAAGAGTTCCCAaagccgaggaggatgacatAATCCACTCCTGAAGCTCGCTGGCCTTCCTATCGATAACGCGGGCGTCTGGACAGGTCAAATAATGATGGCCCCCGGAGTCGGAGAGTGTTGACGCCGCTGCATCTGTGCCTTGGCTACGTTGACTCGGATATGGCTCTTGCgatctaatttataatatttcaATAGTTGTACGCTCTGCTATAATTTGGCCAACCATGAGCTCTCCTCCTGCCCCTAACGCCGGTAGTAACCGACGAGACGGTTCCCGGCAAACAGGCCAGGAGGATACATGGCACCCTGCGAGAGCATggctcgaggaagacgaagaggaagatgaagaagatgaagaggaataTGCAACAGAAGAccctgatgaggaggacTACTTTATGCGCGAGATTCGGGAGACGGAAGATAGAGCTGACAACTATCAGCCCATTGACGAACATGACTGTATTTCAAACCATCTCCAACGGTTTTATATATGATTCCTGTATTTTCAGTGCTAACAGTCGACGGCTTGACAGCAAACAGAGGTCCTGGATTAAATTTAGGCGGCATACAAATCGAGTTCGCGATGGATGGAGATAACCACGCTGGCGGAGGTCATCCAGCGGGGCGACAGGCTCAAGGTAGGTCCCCGTGCAGGAGATAAAAGGCTGGTTATGTATCCCTAGACACTGATCATGAATAGTTTCTACTACACAGTTACTCGATTTACTGGCTTCCGGTGGCCTCGGGCATATATTTGGTCATCATGGTTTCCCCCGCGGTCCTGGGCCGGGTGATGacattgttgatgatgactATGATGATTACGAAGAATATGGGAttttggggttggggaggCGAGTTCCAAGAAGGAGGGGACctcctcaatatcccaaGGTGCCGAGCGACGAAGGTTTGAAACTGATGAGGTCAGGAATATTTGGGGCAGATCCCAACTACATTGATGAGCGTGCGGGACGCAAGAAGACACTCGTGGAGAAGATAATGTGGCGGGAATTGGGGGTTGACGGGCAAAGTTTGCAAAGGAGCAAAACTCCGTCAATAGCGCAAGTAAGTACTGACTGATTTACGAATCTGCAAACAGTGGGGATGACCCATGTTCATTAaaatcatatatatatagggcCTTATCCCCGGCACAACCGCAGACAAGATTATTCATTACGACGCAAGGTGTTACTCGGGTCAGTTTTCTGATGATGGGaacttctttttctcttgcGCCCAAGACTTCAAAGTCAGAATGTATGACACTTCCAACCCCTATGAGTGGAGATACTACAAGACGGTGGACTACCCTTTTGGCTCATGGACAATCACCGATGCTACGTTGAGTCCAGACAACAAATTCTTAGCGTATAGTTCACTTCGCCATCTCGTTTGTCTTGCACCGACAGACCCGGATGATTCTTCAGATCCAACTGTTTTGGACCTTGCCTCATcgcctggaggaagagtCGGGCGGGACATATTTGGGAGAGATGGGTTTGCCGTAGGTACACTGATCATGTCTTCGCTGATCCCTTTCTGATAATTCGTCTTACGTAGGTCTGGTCCGTCCGATTTTCGGGAGATGGCCGTGAGATTGTTGCTGGCACTGGGGACTATTCCGTGATTGTGTATGACCTTGAAACGAGGCAAACCGTCCTTCGCATACGAAATCACCAAGACGATGTGAATGCAGTTTGCTTTGGAGACAAGTCCTCGCCTCACATCCTCTATTCTGGGTCAGATGACAGTACTATTCGCATCTGGGATAGGAGATCTATGGGTGACAGACGAGAAGCTGGGGTGTTTATAGGACACACCGAAGGTTTGACGTACGTTGATAGCAAGGGTGATGGCCGATATGTTTTATCCAACAGCAAGGATCAGACCATGAAACTGTGGGACTTGCGCAAAATGACGTCTACAGCCAAATTCGACTCTCTTCAATCCACGAGTTATGGAACTGGGTTCGATTATAGGGTTGACCGTTTCCCATCAGACTTCTATTACCCGCACCCGGATGACTGCTCTGTTGTTACGTTCCGAGGCCACAGTGTTCTTAAAACTCTAATCCGATGTCATTTCTCTCCGCCCGGAAGCTCGGACTCTCGGTATGTGTATAGTGGTAGTCAAGATGGAAAGGTCTACGTGTGGAATCTTGACGCAACATTGGCTGGAACGATGGATGTTGAAAAAGCGACTGACTTTTcccgtcctcgccctcgtcgatTCCAAGGTCATATGGGTGGAAGCAACGGCAGGAAATGGCAAACCTGTGTGCGTGATGCCAGTTGGCATCCAAACGCCCCCGTTTTGGCAGGTAAGTCATTACACCCGCGTGCGATCCGGCAATGCCAACTAATAACTTGAAGCAACGTCTTGGAATGGCTGGGGCTCTGCAACAGGCACTTGTACGATACACTCTTGGAATGATGGGGCTCGTCGGGACGAGTGTGGACCGGAACTTACACATGGGGATAGCTATGATGCTGAACTGAACCATACTGATGCAGCTGAAAAGGCATTGAATGAACACGCCTGGCAGGATGAACAAGCGTGGGATGCATGGGAGGCAGAGCTATGAATCCGGCCAAGGCAAAACGAGGGGTTCATAGATTTAATTTTCAATTTAGgtagtatctataaaatagatCCGGAATTATCATTTCTAAATGAACCACCCATGGCTTGGGGGAATAGTAGATTTCCAAAATAGGAAGGCGACCGAACGTTCGGCGATATGTTTCTGCGGGGCCGGGTTTCAGCTGTCGAGGCGAAAGCGCCGAAGCTCCTTCACGCTTGAAGCTCATCATTGTCCCTGCTAAGTTCTCGCCTCGCGCCGCGCTTCCCTcgatcatctccatcccctaCCAGCTCGCCTCGCAAGGGATTACTTTTGTGAACCGTCCCTGTGTCCCTGTAATCCTGTATTTCTTTTCAATTCTCCAATCCACTCGAGCACTGGCGGTTATCGTTCAGGGGACCTCATCAGCGCGCAAATCCTGGGAACCAGTATTCGGGGTACTCTAGTGACCCGACAGACGGCTTGGTTTCTTGTTCTCTATCTTACCCTTTCATCGCATGTGCTCTCACTGAGGAGCTTTGATCGAACCTGTTGTTGAGCTGTGCCCGTTTAACTTTCATATTGATCGCACTGCCCATCCCATTCTTCCTGTATTTGGACTCCACAAACAAGAGAGCACCCTGCTCTTTACCTTCAGAGCCATCATATTTCCCAGATTGGTGAAAACTTTGTTTCCCTTTGAAGCTTTGTTTGCTTCGGATTGTACGTATATTCAAGCTCTTTTCCATTTGTGTTCTTATTTGGGAGAGGTCGCATAGTGATCTCAGCACAATCCAGGGTGACCTGGTGTTACTACCTGACTACCATGTTAGGTCAATTTTGATGTTCTTTGTGTTGGCCAAAGATAATGATAATCACCTTGCTAATTGATGGCGTATGCCTGCAGACATGTACTTGTTCTATCTCCCCGAGAACTGAACCtgaagacaagaaaaaaagaaaccaaagacTGTATATTGATCAAAGAAATCAAGCAATCAATTCTTGCTTTGAGACCTCGAACTCAATCTAAACACGATGGCTACTGAAGATGATAACTTCGATATTGACATCTATGGAGACGGTAGTGGCTACAATGCCAATGACCAGGGGGATTACAAACAGGATGATGACATGAAGCAGGAAGACACGGACCTCATCCTTGATGCTCCGGATAACACTGAACACAAGGGCAACGGCTCCACAGACTCCGACACACTCCCAGAGCAACAGACCACCAcagccacaacaacaacaaatgGTGAGAGTGTAACAGACACGAATACAACTAATCAGCAACAAATGCAAAAAGGTACAACGCCCCAGCAGGGTGTGAAACGCAAAGAATTTGACGATCGCCCTGTCGATCCTGATGCAACACCGGCTCTGCTTATTTCAGAACTACACTGGTGGACTACAGATGATGATATTAGGGGCTGGGTACGCGAAGCCGGGTGCGAGGATGAACTCAAGGATGTAACGTTCAGCGAGCACAAGGTGAACGGAAAGAGCAAAGGGTAAGTCATCAAGCTTCGGCCTCATTCCGCTCTTAATACTGATTCTCGGATCGTCGACAGTCAAGCCTTCTTAGAATTCACGTCCCTTCCCGCCTCCTCTGCGACTAAACATCAGATCGACTCCCTTACTACAACCGGCCAAAGTGGACGGAAGTACATGATCACCTACACTAGTCCTATGCCAAACCCGTTCCGCACGCTCCCCAAAGACAACCCGATGCGAAAAGATAACGCACGCGCATCTGGAGGATTCAATTCACCAAACCAGAACAACTTCAACTCTGGAATGAGTAATATGGGCGGCGGGGGCTTCCGCGGAGGCCGAGGTGGATACAATAACCGCGGAGGAATGTCGAACATGGGCGGCTACGTCAACCGCAACTTCCAGAACCCCATGGGCGGATTCAACAACCCCATGGCTGGCGGTGGATTCCAGGGAAATCCCATGGGGATGCAGAACTATGGGTTTGGCAATCGTGGAGGCATGATGGGCGGGAACATGCGCGGCGGACCGGGTGGGATGCGTGGTCGTGGCGGAGGCATGGCTGGTGCGCCTAACATGATGGGAATGCCCAACATGGGACCTATGGGCGGCATGGGAATGAATCCTATGGCTGGCGGTATGAATCCAATGATGGGCGGCATGGGT
The nucleotide sequence above comes from Aspergillus puulaauensis MK2 DNA, chromosome 3, nearly complete sequence. Encoded proteins:
- the RPL21A gene encoding 60S ribosomal protein eL21 (COG:J;~EggNog:ENOG410PHM8;~InterPro:IPR036948,IPR018259,IPR008991,IPR001147;~PFAM:PF01157;~go_component: GO:0005840 - ribosome [Evidence IEA];~go_function: GO:0003735 - structural constituent of ribosome [Evidence IEA];~go_process: GO:0006412 - translation [Evidence IEA]), whose translation is MGHSHGLRSGTRYAFSRDFRQKGQIHLSTYLKTYRVGDIVDIKVNGAVQKGMPHKVYNGKTGVVYNVTKSSVGVLLYKVVGNRYLEKRINIRIEHVKHSRSREDFVKRVKENAEKKKQAKEQGVHLHLKRQPTLPREAHTVEGSAPETITPLPYDTHI
- a CDS encoding uncharacterized protein (COG:S;~EggNog:ENOG410PP6N;~InterPro:IPR034771,IPR035979,IPR012677,IPR034772;~go_function: GO:0003676 - nucleic acid binding [Evidence IEA]) yields the protein MATEDDNFDIDIYGDGSGYNANDQGDYKQDDDMKQEDTDLILDAPDNTEHKGNGSTDSDTLPEQQTTTATTTTNGESVTDTNTTNQQQMQKGTTPQQGVKRKEFDDRPVDPDATPALLISELHWWTTDDDIRGWVREAGCEDELKDVTFSEHKVNGKSKGQAFLEFTSLPASSATKHQIDSLTTTGQSGRKYMITYTSPMPNPFRTLPKDNPMRKDNARASGGFNSPNQNNFNSGMSNMGGGGFRGGRGGYNNRGGMSNMGGYVNRNFQNPMGGFNNPMAGGGFQGNPMGMQNYGFGNRGGMMGGNMRGGPGGMRGRGGGMAGAPNMMGMPNMGPMGGMGMNPMAGGMNPMMGGMGGNMGMQGIGGFQGPNQGFNPGFFPQNQGVGDGSWNPHGTKRSRQE
- a CDS encoding putative C2H2 zinc finger domain protein (COG:S;~EggNog:ENOG410QE28;~InterPro:IPR013087;~TransMembrane:1 (o736-752i)); its protein translation is MAGNGQHNPPFNWYDDEYLRSLFLDVAFPPIMGGGGSQTYEPGSTQVQHDPNSIQDIQPDHPQYPGGPLAQGFPAGNTLGYPNAQTSLGVPAASPLPHGNPQLNPAFQNGAYPGHSMYTRPNQTTVGPVPMHEGPLLDQGFQDETTTHRQPNIHPGPNYPTGTLNSPQAQYPGVPPQFTTYQPIGDSPGPNNFRASIPFEAQSNDQGGSDNRPYREQFTKIYKMLGDLLHSNGPSFDRSPWNQLSIELQTALLMVNEVIDNSLGSDQSANVVDGRFQCLLCRPNERRAFKNKGTFRRHVRDQHHPDCLYHCGICYPSDKAKFRRKDKHHEHMRNTHFGQKLTREQLAALTEHLNPPLVCALCPRGVGTWDEFFECLCRHCSISKGNRSQGDSPDNDDSDGDDDDEGHRRHGGARNGHGNGQSHFYPNGNGNSGNMGNGGQPHQFDGYPFESSGAGNGAGSFRNRDAANGKIRPSDQANSQKPVFENTATRSNRPGISQPNPILPGTIHQKESKFNDPGLWVDGFTHITRTFNTELALRPNSLSWKGHGDLGKQNGEGQLVSDKQSASSPVNKKIQQEFQRLRFFEGVLYENQKQGTFLSYFHETLVILAPGRPIAWSMQDISYLRAELSSEKPPEIPGDHLFYLARGKDHSTSEANLETARRASKRRAHLKVRIRAIAGVLALRAAVSKTPAATVENSEVGNEIDDAADNEVGHEANDGWELGIPFPPHASQEEEIKIVTWLIQMLVFLLGMQSKPKVSLMLADDSFGVSWLT
- a CDS encoding WD40 repeat domain-containing protein (COG:S;~EggNog:ENOG410PI21;~InterPro:IPR036322,IPR015943,IPR001680,IPR019775, IPR020472,IPR017986;~PFAM:PF00400;~go_function: GO:0005515 - protein binding [Evidence IEA]); the encoded protein is MSSPPAPNAGSNRRDGSRQTGQEDTWHPARAWLEEDEEEDEEDEEEYATEDPDEEDYFMREIRETEDRADNYQPIDEHDSNRGPGLNLGGIQIEFAMDGDNHAGGGHPAGRQAQVSTTQLLDLLASGGLGHIFGHHGFPRGPGPGDDIVDDDYDDYEEYGILGLGRRVPRRRGPPQYPKVPSDEGLKLMRSGIFGADPNYIDERAGRKKTLVEKIMWRELGVDGQSLQRSKTPSIAQGLIPGTTADKIIHYDARCYSGQFSDDGNFFFSCAQDFKVRMYDTSNPYEWRYYKTVDYPFGSWTITDATLSPDNKFLAYSSLRHLVCLAPTDPDDSSDPTVLDLASSPGGRVGRDIFGRDGFAVWSVRFSGDGREIVAGTGDYSVIVYDLETRQTVLRIRNHQDDVNAVCFGDKSSPHILYSGSDDSTIRIWDRRSMGDRREAGVFIGHTEGLTYVDSKGDGRYVLSNSKDQTMKLWDLRKMTSTAKFDSLQSTSYGTGFDYRVDRFPSDFYYPHPDDCSVVTFRGHSVLKTLIRCHFSPPGSSDSRYVYSGSQDGKVYVWNLDATLAGTMDVEKATDFSRPRPRRFQGHMGGSNGRKWQTCVRDASWHPNAPVLAATSWNGWGSATGTCTIHSWNDGARRDECGPELTHGDSYDAELNHTDAAEKALNEHAWQDEQAWDAWEAEL